TGCAACTTTCATGATGAACCAACAACTGGGTACCCATCGCTTCAAGCGCTTTTCGTCATGGACGTCACTTGTAAAGGCCTTAGCGAGTCTCGTACACATCGCTCGGTCGTTTCTGAACCCGTCACCCACTTGTCACGGATGGCACCATTGCAACAAACCTCGTACCGCGGAAGAACTAGCGCATGCTAAAAAGGTCATCCTGCGTAGTGTCCAACACGAGGAATTCGCAGAGATCATCGTTCGGCTTCGCACGGACGTACCTCAACGAAAACACTTCTCAACCAAACGCTCTCTGTGGAAGCTCGATCCTTATATCGACAACGACGACCTGTTAAGAGTTGGCGGGCGCTTACGGAATGCACACATGAACGAGGAAGAAAAACACCCGCTTACTGTTCCCGGTCGGCACCACGTCGGTTTACTACTGCTTCGGCACAGTCATGAGAAGGTCGTCAAGCATCAGGGAAGGCACTTCACGGAAGGGGCTGTTAGAGCCGCTGGCTTCTGGATTGTCGGCGGGAAAAGATGCATAAGCGCCATGATCCATCGCTGCGTCACATGCCGTAAACTTCGACGCAAGTGTGAGCAGCAAAAAATGTCAGATCTACCTGAAGACCGTCTAAACACAGACCCCCCGTTCACTTTCGTGGGACTGGACGTTTTTGGTCCATGGGTCGTCGCCTCACGACGCACAAGAGGTGGTTTAGCCCACAACAAGAGGTGGGCAGTCCTCTTTACGTGCTTAGCCGTCCGTGCTGTGCACATAGAAGTGATAGAATCTATGGACACTTCCAGCTTTATTAATGCCCTACGAAGATTCATCGCACTTAGAGGCCCGGTTAAGCAGTTCCGTTCAGACCGAGGAACAAACTTCGTTGGTGCTTGTTCTGAACTAAAGATATCATCGGTTCGCTTCGAATCCCGCAAAGTAGAAACTTTCTTAAACGAGCAAGACTGCACTTGGATATTCAACACACCGCACTCTTCGCACATGGGCGGCGCTTGGGAGCGAATGATAGGTATGGCTCGCCGAATCTTGGATTCGATGCTCCTCAACGAGGCCGTTGCATCGTTCTCTCACGAAGTCTTGACGACATTCTTAGCAGAAGTAACTGCCATCATAAACTGCAGGCCCTTAGTCCCTGTATCTTCGGACCCCGAATGTCCCTCAGTTCTCACCCCGGCAATGATTTTGACACAGAAACAGTCACCGCCAACGGCACCAGCAGGAGAGTTCAAAAGTCTTCACGTCAAGCAGTGGAGAGAAGTACAGGCTCTGGCCAACACGTTCTGGCACCGATGGAGGAATGAGTACCTACCCAGTCTCCAAAGTCGTCGCAAATGGCTAACCGACCAACGTAATCTTACGGTCGGCGACGTTGTCCTATTGAAGGACGCGACAAGCAGACGCCATGAGTGGCACATGGGAAGAATCAACGCTGTGTACCCAGGAAAAGATGGAAAGGTGCGGAACGTTCAAGTACAGACGGCCCAAGACGGAAAGAAGAAAATCTTCGAGCGGCCAGTCTCCGGTCTAGTTCTGTTGTCGTCGGAGCAGTGCCTGTAGTTTTTCGGACACATTATTGAACTAAGTGCATATAGTCTGGTATCGTGGGGataccagggggggggggggagtgttcTGTCCTGTTCGCGCATTGTTTGTTGTATTTAGCTCCATTTTTAGGAGATTTGGTGGCGCCACCACAGTAGCCATGCATTCATCTTTGTCTTCAGAGCTCACGCGCATTGCTCCATGTTTGAGCATACTGTTCGGACGTTCTTTTTCTGCTATGTATTATGGGTGAAATAAGCACAGTCTTTTCACCTCTTTGCGAGGTTTAACTTTCTGACTGGTCAGTTTCTTGGAGTTCTGATGGAGTGAGAAcactattgctacactttttttttcagtgacggtcaatgcattgctacagactgcgtaacgtcatcacatcctgtctgaagacagcggcaaagactgctattattcattgaatcgcaagattatttcctttgtcctactcttaatgacattcattctctcattaaaattcaacaaaaaagcaccctgcatattaacgattttcaccccaaaggctcatcatggtcattagaattacagtaaactaccactgcccttttaaaataataagtgagaccacgcaacatcacctccaggattatgtaatacatgaccctttctatgctcatacattcgttgtctgaggctacacctgcgagcaacaaggcgcggaagccggggggggggggggggggcaaagttccattgggcgcacgccaaagcacaagacagaacgcctatACGGGAACAATGATGGCattcgtatactatattaatgattattgcattgcagtttagaaaaactactacaaaactataattttaggagcccattaaaattctactttctatggaaactataattgtcctattacttggatcgctattaatgaaacgctccaatttt
This genomic stretch from Ornithodoros turicata isolate Travis chromosome 9, ASM3712646v1, whole genome shotgun sequence harbors:
- the LOC135369153 gene encoding uncharacterized protein LOC135369153, which produces MDAFPSEDYANDLKNLDLSGGNLPMQRSLGLSWNLRADTFTFRVPARDTPSTRRGVLSTVNSLYDPLGMTAPVTVQGRLLLRELTSCAADWDAPLVLDDKWQTWKDSLRALERLEIPRRYFAESVTNARRREICVFSDASEKIIAAVAYIRVTDSKGTPHVGFVIGKAKLAPRPEQTIPRLELCAAVLAVEIAELVVNEIDVHIEDVKYYTDSKVVLGYICNQSRRFYVYVSNRVNRIRRSTKPEQWHYVPTDQNPADHATRPVAAAALTRTTWLTGPKFLHERSSAESASAAFPLHQPEVDPDIRPQVSVSATFMMNQQLGTHRFKRFSSWTSLVKALASLVHIARSFLNPSPTCHGWHHCNKPRTAEELAHAKKVILRSVQHEEFAEIIVRLRTDVPQRKHFSTKRSLWKLDPYIDNDDLLRVGGRLRNAHMNEEEKHPLTVPGRHHVGLLLLRHSHEKVVKHQGRHFTEGAVRAAGFWIVGGKRCISAMIHRCVTCRKLRRKCEQQKMSDLPEDRLNTDPPFTFVGLDVFGPWVVASRRTRGGLAHNKRWAVLFTCLAVRAVHIEVIESMDTSSFINALRRFIALRGPVKQFRSDRGTNFVGACSELKISSVRFESRKVETFLNEQDCTWIFNTPHSSHMGGAWERMIGMARRILDSMLLNEAVASFSHEVLTTFLAEVTAIINCRPLVPVSSDPECPSVLTPAMILTQKQSPPTAPAGEFKSLHVKQWREVQALANTFWHRWRNEYLPSLQSRRKWLTDQRNLTVGDVVLLKDATSRRHEWHMGRINAVYPGKDGKVRNVQVQTAQDGKKKIFERPVSGLVLLSSEQCL